A segment of the Synechococcus sp. MEDNS5 genome:
AGCCAAGGAAGTGAAATCACGGCGAGTGGTCGGAGAAGATCCACTGGTCGTTCCACCGGGTGGCGATCCAGCACTGCGGCCAGCAGCAGGATGGCGGCCAGCTTGGCGAACTCTGATGGCTGCACATGCACGCCGCCGATGCTGATCCAGCGCTGGGCGCCAAGAGCGGTTGTGCCGATCATCCGCACCGCCACAAGGCTGATCACCGTTGCTCCATAGATCGGAATCAGCAAGGGTTTGAGCCTCAGCATCGACAGTCGCGCGAGCAGGAGCGCAATCCCGATTCCCACCCCTGCGGTGATCCAGTGTTGATACCAGTTGGCGTAGTTGGCTTGGCGCTGCGTGCTGGCGATCAGGAGACCGGCCACGGCAATCATGGCGAGCGGGATACCCCAGAGAATCCAGTCGCGATCACGGGTTCGGCGGCGCCGGCTCCCAGACTGCGAGAAAAGCTTTTGTCCGCTGCGGCCCAGTCCGGTCAGCATGATCAGCGGCCGGACTGCACCACTGGCGAGAGTCGGTCGGCCAGCTCGATGAACTGCCTGGCACTGATGGAGTCCGGCTGGGCCAGTGTGATCGGCTGGCCCAGATCGCCTCCTGCCTGCAGCTGCATCTCCATGGGGATCTCCGCCAGCAGGGGAACGTCGAAGGCATCCGCAAGGGTTTTGCCTCCACCAGACCCGAACAGGGCGTAACGCTTTTCAGGTTGATCCGGAGGGATGAACGCGCTCATGTTCTCGACAACGCCGAGCACCTGGATTCCCATCTGGCGGAACATGGCCAGTCCCCGACGGGCGTCCTGCAACGCCACCTGCTGAGGGGTTGTCACGATCACGACGCCTGCCATGGGAACGGCCTGCGCGAGTGACAGCTGGGCATCGCCGGTCCCTGGTGGAAGGTCCACGACCAGCACATCCCGTTCACCCCAATTCACTTGATAAAGAAACTGACGGATGATCCCGTTAAGCATTGGACCTCGCCAGATCACCGGCTGGTTTTCTTCAATCAAGAGCCCCATCGACACCATGGCCACACCACAGGTCTCGATCGGCTGCATGCACTGGTTCTCGCCGCTGCCGCTGACCTCGGGGGTACGGTCGGCCACTCCCAACATGGTGGGTGCATTGGGGCCGTAGATATCAGCATCCAGCAGTCCCACCCGCAGTCCCTGGCTGGCGAAGGCGCAGGCCAGATTGACGGCCACGGTGCTCTTGCCGACACCACCCTTGCCGCTGCTCACGGCGATCACATGGTGCACCCCAGGAATGGCCTGACGTTCAGCTGCCTGGCCATGACCTGCCTGACCGATCCCACCCTGGGATGGGGGCTGTCCCACCTCGATCTGCACTTCATCAATCCCCTCGAGTCCCAGCAGACGGGCGCGTGCGTCGTTGACGATTCGCTCGCGCTGGCCCTGGGCAAAGCCGGGCAGATTCAGACGGATCACAGCGCGCGGTGGAGAGATTCGCACCTGATCAAGCCAGCCGAGGTCCAGAAGTGAGCGGTCGCTACCTGCATCACGGAGGTCGCTGAGCGCCTGAGTGGCCTGTTCCGCTGAGGTCATCCGTCCCGTTCGTTGGGATGGATCCTAGGGGCGCTTCCCATAACAGTCCTTCACACCTTCTTGTCGGGAGAGGCACTGGGCTGAAATGGTCAAAAGCTCTCCATCTCTGCCAACCATGATCCGTTCCCTGTTCAAGCGTTGGAAGGGGCAGCCACCGGAGGAAAGTTTGGTGTCAAGCACCTCCGAGAGGCCCGGGGAACGCCCTCCAGCCAACTCGCGTGAGCGCGCGCGGGCGCTTGTGATGGCACTTCAGGATGAAATCTGTGCTGGCCTGGAACAGATCGATGGGTCTGGTCGCTTCCAAGAGGAGAGCTGGAAGCGGCCTGAAGGAGGTGGCGGTCGTTCCAGGGTGATGCGTGAAGGCCGGATCTTTGAGCAGGGCGGGGTGAATTTCTCCGAGGTTCAGGGTGAGGAGCTTCCTCCTTCCATCCTCAAACAGCGGCCTGAGGCCAAGGGGCATCCGTGGTTCGCCACTGGAACATCCATGGTTCTGCATCCCCGGAACCCTTTTGTGCCAACGGTTCATCTCAACTACCGCTACTTCGAGGCCGGTCCGGTGTGGTGGTTCGGAGGCGGTGCCGATCTCACTCCCTTCTATCCCTTCCTGGAGGATGCCCGTCTCTTCCACCGCACCCATCAAGAGGCGTGCGATTCGGTGGATCAGCGTCTTTATCAGGTGTTCAAGCCCTGGTGTGATGAGTACTTCTTCCTCAAGCACCGTCAGGAAACCCGGGGAGTGGGAGGCATCTTCTACGACTACCAGGATGGTTCCGGACGTCTCTACCGGGGGCAGGATCCTGAGGGGCCTGCAGCGCGTAAGGCTTCGGAGATCGGCGCGGTGCCCTTGAGCTGGGAACAGCTTTTTGCACTGGCTGGCGCCAACGGACGGGCGTTTTTGCCTGCTTACGCGCCCATCATTGAGAGACGGAATGGGTTGTCCTATGGAGACCGTGAGCGCCAGTTCCAGTTGTATCGCCGGGGTCGTTATGTGGAGTTCAATCTGGTTTGGGATCGCGGCACGATCTTTGGATTGCAAACGAACGGACGCACCGAATCCATCCTGATGTCGCTCCCGCCACTGGCCCGGTGGGAGTACGCCTACCAGCCTGCTCCGGGATCAAGAGAAGCGTTGCTCACCGATCTCTTCACCCGTCCTCAGGACTGGTTTGGTGATTCTTCCCTCGAGGATCGCTGCCGCCCCCATCAAGCTGTGAACTGAGAGTGGGGGGTGGAGCGTTGAGCCCCTGCTCGAGGGCCTCAATGATGCGGTGGGCCAGCGCTTCAATGACAGCGTCCTGGCTGGATGGATCTCGCAGTCGGGCTTCGAGGTTTCCTTCCAGTTTGCCAATCTCCAGGATGCTGATCCCCCGTCTTGGTGCACCGAGGCCTCCTCGAAACTGCAGGGGGTAGCGACCGAAGTTCAGGGCCAGGCTTTCATCGATGCGGCTGGGTTCCCGTCTCAGGCTTGGAATCAGACCGGAACCGTACCCGTCAGGGCCGTAGGCATCGAAGTGGATTTCAAGGGCATAACCACCCGCATCGTGGTGGCGGCGACCGACTGACCAGTTGGTGCGTGGGTCGTTTTCATCAAGGATCGTGAGGGCATTCGGTTCGTAACCACTGATGTTGAGGGCGCGTGCCTGCCCTTGGCGAACCAACGCATCGCGGATCTTTCGGTTCCAGAACAGCTCGTCGCGCATTCTTGGATCCATGGGTCTGGCTCCGCGGCGGTCAACGGCGGCTCCCGAGGTGCCTGCTCCCTCAATGCCCTGAGAGTCGGCATGGCCTGCAAGAAGCAGGATCCGCACACCCTGGCGTTCACGGCGACGCCCGACCCAGTTTGCATCGAGTGGGACCTGAGGCCCAGTGAGAAGGTCGTCGCCAGACCGGCGCGGTGCGTCCGCCGCTGTCGCCAGGCCGAGCAGAAGAAGCAGCCCTGTGATGTTCAGACCTGCTGGCAGCAGCAATGGCCGGAGCTTCACGATCAGATCGGAGACGAGAGCAGGGCGCCATCACTGGCCAGCTGCAGTGGGCCGCCCAGGGCGAGTTCAAGTGCGATCAGCTCATCGCGATGGGCTTGCAGCCGCAGGGTGCTGCCTTCGCTTGCTTCGGTTTCGACAAGACGAATTTGCAGGCCCTCTTCCCGCTGAGCTCTCCGGGTGTAAACCCATCCCGCCAAGGGGCCGAGGCTGGCGATCAACAAGGGCCACCAGCCAAGCCCAGCGTTCACTTGGCGGATGACGAGTCCCAGGCTGCCAGCTCCCACCGTGCCGAGAACGGACAACAGAATCGCAAGCGCAGAACTGCTCTCGACGCGGCCGCGGTATTCCAGCAGGCAGCGGTCGGCATCACCTCCATGGCGATTCCAGCCCCGCTGCTTGAGCCACTGATCAAGACCCTCAAGCACTTCCAGTGGTGGGCGGGGTGAATGCACCTCCACAATGGTTGTTCGGTCTTTGCTGGCGGCACGGAGAAAGAAGATCAGGCCGATCCCCAGCAGGAGGGTGAGGAGCAGGGTGGAGGTCTGAGGCGAGGGCATCGGTAGCCGCCAAGGGCACTGAAGACCGTTCTAAGTGGTGATTGGGGCGTGCTCGTGGAGCCAGCGCGTCCAGGGCTTCATCAGGCGCTCAGCCTGATCGCGGGCGTCCTGATGCAGGTGGAGCATGCGACGGGGTCGGCCCCTGCTGGGACAGCGTTTTGTATAGCAATCGAGCATCTCCTGGCGTTCCAGGAAGTCAACAGCTTGATGCAGAACCGTTTCTGAGAGACGCAGTTGGGGATGGTCGTGCTGGAGTCGCTGGAGCAGGCCCGATGGATAGCTGTCGTTTTGCAGAAGACAGGCCAGAACCCAGCAGACTGCGAGCTCAAGATCCAGAAACTGCGGCGGTGGCTGCTGGAAGTAATCCTCGATGTCGGCCAGGCAGGCGCGCATGGGTTTGCGATGGGAGAGCATGAGACGCTGCTGTCTCATTTTTGTCTAGCTCAGTCTCATTCTGATTTTCAAGCGGCGGGAGGAAGTTCATCCCTCAAGCCGTCAGAGTGGTGGATGTTCCGCCTGTTTCAAGTGGTCAGCCATGGCTGAGATCCCCAGCGAGCCCCATGCCTTCGTTGTTCTCGATGGCGATTTAAACGAGGAGTGGTCGGAGCGCTACGCAGGGGCGACAGCTCTGGCTGTGGATACCGAAGCCATGGGGTTGATTCATGGTCGCGATCGGCTCTGCCTCGTTCAGATCTGTGATGACAAGGATCAGGTGTCCTGCATTCGGATTGCCCTGGGGCAGTCGGAAGCTCCCCGCCTCAAAGCGCTGATGGAAGCCGCGGCGATCGAGAAGGTTTTCCATTTCGCACGGTTCGATGTCGCAGCACTAGCTACTGGGCTGGGTATCAGAGTGAATCCTCTCTTTTGCACGAAGGTCGGCAGCCGTCTGGCTCGCACTTACACCCCGCGCCACGGTTTGAAGGATCTGGTGATGGAGCTTGTGGGAGTCGAACTTGATAAACAAGCTCAAAGCAGTGATTGGGGTCGGGTTGATGAACTCACCGATGTTCAACTGGCTTATGCAGCCAATGATGCCCGTTACCTGCTCCCCGCTCGGAGGCAGTTAGAGGTCATGTTGCGCCGTGAAGGGCGCTGGGAGCTGGCTCAGAGCTGCTTCCAGTGCATTCCCGTGATGTCGGATCTCGATCGCTTCCGTTTCGTCAATACCTTCGAGCACTGATCCCTTGTCTTGGCTCAGCCCTCAGCGATTGGCTCAGTCCTCGAGCATGAAGTGCTGATCGATGGGTTGAGCCTCCAGCAACTGATCGAGTGCTTCTCCCGAGGTGGCTTCGTCCTTGGCCTGATCAAGCAGTTTGGATGCAACCTGAAGACGGGCTGGGAGGTCTTTCGCGCCTGATCGTGCCGCTTCGTGTTCCACTCTCCGTCGCGCTGCGGACTGGCTGATGCTGAGGCAGCTCGCCAGTTCCGCGCACAGTCTCAGATAGTTGTGATCCTGGATCGCTGCCATGGCGGAGAGGGAGGGCAGAACTGCCTCTGTGATGCAATCAGTATCAACCTCCGGGGGCGAGCACGCGGATTACGGCGCGGGCGATCGCTTCGCTTCCTCCAGGAGAGCCCATGCGCTGCCGCCCCCGCTGCCCGAGCTCCTGGCGTCTCGCGTGGTTCTCGAGCAGGGCTGTGAGTTGTTGAGACAATTCGAATTCGTTCGCGCAAACCTGCACAGCACCACCAAGGAGACGGCTCTGCCGTGAGGCGAAGCCACGGGTGAACTGCGGCCCGGGACCTGGAAGAGACAGAGCCGGTTTTCCGAGGCCGACGAGCTGTTCTGTGGCTGTGCCGGCAGTGGCGACACCCACCTCAGCCCAGGAAGCCCAGCGTTCAAACCGACCGCTCCCAAGGAGCAGCAGCAAGGGGCCTCGGACCCAGCACTGGTCTGCATGCAAGCTGCTGCTGGGGGGAGGGCAGCGTCGGAACCCCAATTGCTGCAGGGTGTCGACCAGATCTGATTCTGTGGGTGTTGATCCAAGGGCTGCCATGACAGCGAGAGGCACCGGGCTCGGAAGGCGGATGAGGCAGTTCAACAAACGCCTGAAGTTTCGAAGGGCCTCTGGCATCCGGCTGCCGCAAAGCAGGAGAATCCGCCGGCATCGCTCGAGTGCGAGGGGAGGGGTGCTCTCCATCAGCCCATCCATCATTGGATTGCCAGGTGCCATGGCCCTGACGCCATGACGGCGTAGTCCTCGGGCTGTAAGCCGGTCACGCATCACCACGAGCCGGCATCGGCGCGCTCGCATCAAGCTCCATTCCCATGGATCCCACTCGCTGCCCTTCAGGGCGTGATAACGGTCGCTGAAGCTCGAGCCTGGGCCGCTGCTCCAGGTGTAATCACTTTTTGGAGTGCCAACGAATCCGAAGGGTCGGCCGCTTGTCCAGGCCATCAGAAGAGGAAGAAGATCGCCAACGGCAAGGATTCCTGACACTGATGTGCGTTCCTGTCTCAGGCAGACCCATTGCTTCATGCTGATCATCGGCAGCCCTCCCAGGAGATCAGCGAGGAGACCACGCAGGCTCTGGTTGCTGAATCCCCCGCTTGGCAAGCGAGCCGAGGGGCCGACGCGCTCCAGCCATCCCTGATCAACAGCCTGCTGAAAGCAGCGACCCTCACCCACCAGAGGCATGGCCTTCAGACGCCACTGCGGTTCAAGTCGGTGAAGAGCCTCAAGAATGCGCAGGGCGATCAGATCCTCACCATGACCGTTGCTGATCACCAGCAGTGCCTGGGATGCCTCGCTGATACGATCCGTTGATGGGGAGGAAAGGCCCCGGACGGCGGCATGGCCAAGTGGTAAGGCAGAGGATTGCAAATCCTTTATCCCCAGTTCGAATCTGGGTGCCGCCTTTGAATGCATCGCGTCGATCGACGGTTCACAGCTTGGCCTGCGCATCGAGCTGTTCTCCTGTGACCACATCGACTTTGCAGCGAATCTGCCGTGCTTCCAGCTTGCAGTGCCCCTCTTTCGCAGGCCATGCCTTGGGAACTCCCTCGGCGATGCCGTCAGCGTCGAAGGCCGCTTCAGCAACACTGCTCACAGTGCCGCTCCAGGTTGTGCCAGACAGGCGGCAACGTCCTAGGTGACAGCTGAGTGGTGAGTCCTGTCCGTTTGTGGTGGTGACAAACGTGAGGCTTCGGCTTGACCCCCTCACCGGCCCGCGGCCGATGAAACGAACGCCTAGAACCGTGGCTGACCGCCCATCAATCTGAACAACGCGGCAACCACCAGAGTCGCCTTCAGACAGCGTGTATCGGCAGTCATTGCTCGTGGTTTCGAAACGACCAACGAACGGCTCTGCATGCCCAGGATGAAGATGAAAAAGGCTGACCATCAGGCCCAGGGCGATCCAGTGGCTCCCTTGTCCTCGGTTTGCCATTCCCCGCATCGGGACAGATCTCACAGGTCAGTACTCACTGTCAGCTACACACATTCCCAGGCAACGGATGCCATTGCTGGCTGTGCGACCGCAGTGATTGCACAGTACGGGGTCCTGATCTCCACCGCCCGCTGCAGAAGAAGGTGGTTGCTCCTCACTGGATTGCGGCTTCCTTTCTGCTG
Coding sequences within it:
- a CDS encoding Mrp/NBP35 family ATP-binding protein, whose amino-acid sequence is MTSAEQATQALSDLRDAGSDRSLLDLGWLDQVRISPPRAVIRLNLPGFAQGQRERIVNDARARLLGLEGIDEVQIEVGQPPSQGGIGQAGHGQAAERQAIPGVHHVIAVSSGKGGVGKSTVAVNLACAFASQGLRVGLLDADIYGPNAPTMLGVADRTPEVSGSGENQCMQPIETCGVAMVSMGLLIEENQPVIWRGPMLNGIIRQFLYQVNWGERDVLVVDLPPGTGDAQLSLAQAVPMAGVVIVTTPQQVALQDARRGLAMFRQMGIQVLGVVENMSAFIPPDQPEKRYALFGSGGGKTLADAFDVPLLAEIPMEMQLQAGGDLGQPITLAQPDSISARQFIELADRLSPVVQSGR
- the hemF gene encoding oxygen-dependent coproporphyrinogen oxidase, producing MIRSLFKRWKGQPPEESLVSSTSERPGERPPANSRERARALVMALQDEICAGLEQIDGSGRFQEESWKRPEGGGGRSRVMREGRIFEQGGVNFSEVQGEELPPSILKQRPEAKGHPWFATGTSMVLHPRNPFVPTVHLNYRYFEAGPVWWFGGGADLTPFYPFLEDARLFHRTHQEACDSVDQRLYQVFKPWCDEYFFLKHRQETRGVGGIFYDYQDGSGRLYRGQDPEGPAARKASEIGAVPLSWEQLFALAGANGRAFLPAYAPIIERRNGLSYGDRERQFQLYRRGRYVEFNLVWDRGTIFGLQTNGRTESILMSLPPLARWEYAYQPAPGSREALLTDLFTRPQDWFGDSSLEDRCRPHQAVN
- a CDS encoding N-acetylmuramoyl-L-alanine amidase, whose protein sequence is MLLPAGLNITGLLLLLGLATAADAPRRSGDDLLTGPQVPLDANWVGRRRERQGVRILLLAGHADSQGIEGAGTSGAAVDRRGARPMDPRMRDELFWNRKIRDALVRQGQARALNISGYEPNALTILDENDPRTNWSVGRRHHDAGGYALEIHFDAYGPDGYGSGLIPSLRREPSRIDESLALNFGRYPLQFRGGLGAPRRGISILEIGKLEGNLEARLRDPSSQDAVIEALAHRIIEALEQGLNAPPPTLSSQLDGGGSDPRGKNHQTSPEDG
- a CDS encoding cofactor assembly of complex C subunit B, whose translation is MPSPQTSTLLLTLLLGIGLIFFLRAASKDRTTIVEVHSPRPPLEVLEGLDQWLKQRGWNRHGGDADRCLLEYRGRVESSSALAILLSVLGTVGAGSLGLVIRQVNAGLGWWPLLIASLGPLAGWVYTRRAQREEGLQIRLVETEASEGSTLRLQAHRDELIALELALGGPLQLASDGALLSSPI
- a CDS encoding PadR family transcriptional regulator, with the protein product MLSHRKPMRACLADIEDYFQQPPPQFLDLELAVCWVLACLLQNDSYPSGLLQRLQHDHPQLRLSETVLHQAVDFLERQEMLDCYTKRCPSRGRPRRMLHLHQDARDQAERLMKPWTRWLHEHAPITT
- a CDS encoding ribonuclease D, yielding MAEIPSEPHAFVVLDGDLNEEWSERYAGATALAVDTEAMGLIHGRDRLCLVQICDDKDQVSCIRIALGQSEAPRLKALMEAAAIEKVFHFARFDVAALATGLGIRVNPLFCTKVGSRLARTYTPRHGLKDLVMELVGVELDKQAQSSDWGRVDELTDVQLAYAANDARYLLPARRQLEVMLRREGRWELAQSCFQCIPVMSDLDRFRFVNTFEH
- a CDS encoding lipid-A-disaccharide synthase-related protein; amino-acid sequence: MLVISNGHGEDLIALRILEALHRLEPQWRLKAMPLVGEGRCFQQAVDQGWLERVGPSARLPSGGFSNQSLRGLLADLLGGLPMISMKQWVCLRQERTSVSGILAVGDLLPLLMAWTSGRPFGFVGTPKSDYTWSSGPGSSFSDRYHALKGSEWDPWEWSLMRARRCRLVVMRDRLTARGLRRHGVRAMAPGNPMMDGLMESTPPLALERCRRILLLCGSRMPEALRNFRRLLNCLIRLPSPVPLAVMAALGSTPTESDLVDTLQQLGFRRCPPPSSSLHADQCWVRGPLLLLLGSGRFERWASWAEVGVATAGTATEQLVGLGKPALSLPGPGPQFTRGFASRQSRLLGGAVQVCANEFELSQQLTALLENHARRQELGQRGRQRMGSPGGSEAIARAVIRVLAPGG